A stretch of Desulfuromonas acetexigens DNA encodes these proteins:
- a CDS encoding cupin domain-containing protein, protein MPTFFHDYTDKVAYNKEQANKIILAETPHSRTTLWCLLPGQHIHPHVHAGDHIWVILEGTGRFLGDSPHDVEPGTVVVAPEGVAHGIDNTGGDGLVFVSISAG, encoded by the coding sequence ATGCCGACCTTTTTTCACGACTACACCGACAAGGTGGCTTATAACAAGGAACAGGCGAATAAAATCATTCTGGCCGAAACCCCCCACTCTCGGACGACACTCTGGTGTTTGTTGCCCGGGCAGCATATCCATCCCCATGTCCATGCCGGCGATCACATCTGGGTGATTCTTGAGGGCACCGGGCGTTTCCTGGGGGATTCCCCCCACGACGTTGAGCCGGGGACCGTGGTGGTGGCGCCGGAAGGGGTTGCCCACGGCATCGACAATACCGGCGGGGATGGTCTGGTCTTTGTCAGCATCTCCGCCGGGTGA
- a CDS encoding molybdopterin-dependent oxidoreductase, giving the protein MVTLTIDGKTATVPAGSTILEAAQQVGIRIPTLCWLQKVSPTGACRICVVEIEGVARPMTACNTPVKAGIVVTTQTEKLHAIRKQIVELLLVNHPLDCPVCDAAGECDLQNICYELNVTQQPFVAEDVNPPAINGWPLIQQVPNRCVLCEKCVKVCHETVGSSALFVNDKGDKSFIDKNLELCEFCGNCVSVCPTGTMISKTFKFKARPWELTKVPSVCTYCGSHCQVDINVKQGKVLRVTSEDGSTVNDGNLCIGGFFGHGYLDSPKRLTQPMIRQGDALAPANWDDALKLVADKLREAKGPGVAALGSARLTNEDNYLMQKFFRVAVGTNNLDSEARFGALRAFKALNGALGTVGATNTVDHLAKADAVLVFGADVTAEAPALDWKIQQACRKADGKLVVANMRKVKLTRYANTHLAYRPGSEVDLAGALAKLILEKGLADDAALGKSVGNLDDLKKSLAAVDVKKAAAATGVSEKLLNEAADYLGKGKNVAILFGGDLTRGAGAEEKVLALANLALVCGSLGSEFGGLYPLDEKGNTQGLIDMGLAADLLPGPKEYAQARGEFEKAWNASLPTQGRDAQAILEGVEKGEIKVLYLAATNPLVSFPESGRWRKALDKVECLVVQDILSSELEAFADVILPGAADVEKNGSVTSLDHQLSKLGKARNPLGEARADLDIFAALYGLLDPKAEPITLDSVIAEIKQLVPVYGNGSSCSGERCRHALRTPFAPKEKGLNFTAVKAADVPSGMQLLSGKILFHFGTTSTFAEGNLEVAAAGYIEMNDADAQSLGVKDGDTVKVTSALGSAVGKVKVDGKVQAGLLFAPYHFADVNIQQLMPAGTNLVAVSVAKA; this is encoded by the coding sequence ATGGTCACTCTGACAATTGACGGCAAGACCGCTACCGTCCCCGCGGGATCGACGATTCTGGAAGCTGCCCAGCAGGTTGGAATTCGCATTCCGACCCTGTGCTGGTTGCAGAAAGTTTCTCCGACCGGCGCCTGCCGGATTTGTGTGGTAGAGATCGAGGGCGTGGCCCGACCGATGACGGCTTGCAACACGCCGGTCAAGGCGGGGATTGTCGTCACTACTCAGACGGAAAAGCTGCATGCCATCCGCAAGCAGATCGTGGAACTGTTGCTGGTCAATCATCCTCTGGATTGTCCCGTCTGCGATGCCGCCGGTGAATGTGACCTGCAAAATATCTGCTACGAACTGAATGTGACCCAGCAGCCCTTTGTCGCCGAAGACGTCAATCCGCCCGCCATCAACGGCTGGCCGTTGATCCAGCAGGTTCCCAACCGCTGTGTGCTCTGCGAGAAATGCGTCAAGGTCTGCCATGAGACGGTCGGTTCCAGCGCCCTTTTCGTCAACGACAAAGGCGATAAGAGCTTCATCGACAAGAACCTCGAACTCTGTGAGTTCTGTGGCAACTGTGTTTCGGTCTGCCCGACCGGGACAATGATTTCCAAGACCTTCAAATTCAAGGCCCGTCCCTGGGAGTTGACCAAGGTTCCCAGCGTCTGTACTTACTGCGGCAGCCATTGCCAGGTGGATATCAACGTCAAGCAAGGGAAGGTCCTGCGCGTCACTTCCGAAGACGGCAGCACCGTCAATGACGGCAACCTGTGTATCGGGGGCTTCTTCGGTCACGGTTATCTCGATTCCCCCAAGCGCCTGACCCAGCCGATGATTCGCCAGGGAGATGCCCTTGCCCCGGCGAACTGGGACGATGCCCTGAAGCTGGTGGCCGACAAATTGCGCGAAGCGAAGGGGCCGGGCGTGGCCGCTCTGGGTTCCGCCCGGTTGACCAACGAAGACAACTATCTCATGCAGAAGTTCTTCCGCGTCGCCGTCGGTACGAACAACCTCGACAGCGAAGCCCGCTTTGGCGCGTTGCGTGCCTTCAAGGCCCTTAACGGTGCTCTGGGGACCGTCGGGGCGACCAATACCGTGGATCATCTCGCCAAGGCTGATGCGGTTCTGGTTTTCGGTGCCGATGTGACCGCCGAGGCTCCCGCTCTCGATTGGAAAATTCAGCAGGCCTGCCGCAAGGCGGACGGGAAACTGGTGGTTGCCAACATGCGCAAGGTGAAGCTGACCCGCTATGCCAACACCCACTTGGCCTATCGCCCCGGCAGTGAAGTCGATCTGGCCGGCGCCTTGGCCAAACTGATACTGGAGAAGGGACTGGCCGACGACGCCGCTCTCGGCAAGTCTGTCGGCAACCTTGACGATCTGAAAAAATCCTTGGCAGCCGTTGATGTGAAGAAGGCAGCCGCAGCGACCGGTGTGAGTGAGAAGCTGCTCAATGAAGCCGCCGATTATCTCGGAAAAGGGAAAAACGTCGCGATTCTTTTCGGTGGCGACCTGACTCGCGGCGCCGGTGCCGAGGAAAAGGTTCTGGCCCTAGCCAATCTGGCGCTGGTCTGTGGCAGCTTGGGCAGCGAGTTCGGCGGCCTCTACCCCCTTGACGAAAAGGGGAATACCCAGGGGTTGATCGATATGGGCCTGGCTGCCGATCTTCTTCCCGGACCCAAGGAATATGCCCAGGCGCGCGGCGAGTTCGAGAAGGCCTGGAACGCTTCTTTACCCACGCAAGGTCGCGATGCCCAGGCGATTCTGGAAGGGGTGGAAAAAGGGGAGATCAAGGTTCTTTATCTGGCGGCGACCAACCCCCTGGTAAGCTTTCCCGAAAGCGGTCGCTGGCGCAAGGCCTTGGATAAGGTCGAGTGTCTGGTGGTGCAGGATATCCTCTCCAGCGAACTGGAAGCCTTCGCGGACGTCATTCTCCCCGGCGCCGCCGATGTCGAGAAAAATGGTAGCGTTACCTCCCTCGACCATCAACTCAGCAAGCTCGGCAAGGCGCGCAATCCCCTCGGCGAAGCGCGGGCGGATCTGGACATTTTCGCCGCCCTCTATGGCCTGCTCGACCCCAAGGCCGAGCCGATTACCTTGGATTCGGTCATCGCTGAAATCAAGCAGCTTGTCCCGGTGTACGGCAATGGTAGTTCTTGCAGTGGGGAACGCTGTCGTCACGCTCTGCGCACTCCCTTCGCGCCGAAAGAAAAGGGCCTGAACTTCACCGCTGTCAAAGCTGCCGACGTCCCCAGCGGGATGCAGTTGCTCAGCGGCAAGATTCTTTTCCACTTCGGAACGACCTCAACCTTCGCCGAAGGCAATCTGGAAGTCGCTGCCGCCGGTTACATCGAGATGAATGACGCCGATGCCCAGAGCCTTGGAGTGAAGGACGGTGATACGGTCAAGGTAACCTCGGCACTCGGCAGCGCCGTCGGCAAGGTCAAGGTTGACGGCAAGGTCCAGGCGGGACTGCTTTTCGCCCCCTATCATTTCGCTGATGTCAATATTCAGCAGTTGATGCCCGCCGGTACGAATCTCGTTGCCGTGTCCGTCGCCAAGGCTTGA
- a CDS encoding FAD-dependent oxidoreductase: MAQVIFSSWGRNVVDNRQGGSAEVEGAYQKMPVTFDGTRPWGAFMGWDGVIVTDPKVDIVAMAAEYARRVQEDYCCAKCTPGKRGTRVMQDALARILAGQGAEEDLSTIEGLGDLLKNCKCTLCMTSVVPVIDTIKHFREDYLAYIRGARKPAGSGKYVVKLTAPCQDRCPAHIDIPAYIEEIKDYRLGEALSTIRENMPLPSVCGRVCPHPCETACRRKNVDESVSIMVLKRTASDYEWQHNQIPPMRPKPRKDKTVAVVGAGPAGLTAAYYLALEGYPVTIYEALPEGFGGGMIAVGIPAYRMPRHILQRDIDIIQSLGVEIIYNTRVGKDISLPELKEKYNAVFLAPGAHRSKPMGVEGEDKGYKGFLPGGIDFLREAYMGRPTGMGKKVVVVGGGNTAIDCVRVALREGAEESILLYRRSRKEMPADVWEVDGADEEGVRFEFLVLPTKIIIDDKEQVTGVECVRMELGEPDASGRRRPQPVPGSEFVVECDTVIPAIGQDPDLGFIPEKMGIDITKWNTVVTKALPLKSPKGRDLNDSMGNPLSRTLITDLEGVFAGGDAEIGPLTVVACVGNAHRAARVIQRWLEEGKAYLADEEILEDILTHLSVYDKNEEVPWLDSVGRAHQKEIHGRERASHKNYCEVELGFADSQAVREAERCLRCYRVAMLAM, translated from the coding sequence TTGGCTCAAGTCATTTTTTCCAGTTGGGGACGAAACGTAGTAGATAACCGTCAAGGCGGGAGTGCCGAGGTTGAAGGCGCTTACCAGAAGATGCCGGTCACCTTTGACGGCACCCGTCCCTGGGGGGCCTTCATGGGCTGGGATGGCGTGATCGTCACCGATCCCAAGGTCGACATCGTCGCCATGGCCGCCGAGTATGCCCGTCGGGTGCAGGAGGATTACTGTTGCGCCAAGTGTACGCCCGGCAAGCGCGGTACGCGGGTGATGCAGGACGCTTTGGCGCGAATCCTCGCCGGCCAGGGTGCGGAAGAGGATCTCTCCACCATCGAAGGTCTCGGGGATTTGCTGAAAAACTGCAAATGTACCCTGTGTATGACCTCGGTCGTTCCGGTAATCGATACCATCAAGCATTTCCGCGAGGATTACCTGGCTTATATCCGCGGTGCACGCAAGCCCGCTGGTTCGGGGAAGTATGTGGTCAAGTTGACCGCCCCCTGTCAGGACCGCTGCCCGGCGCATATCGATATTCCCGCCTATATCGAGGAAATCAAGGACTACCGTCTCGGCGAGGCGCTCTCGACCATTCGTGAAAACATGCCGTTGCCCTCGGTCTGTGGTCGGGTCTGCCCCCATCCCTGCGAAACGGCTTGCCGGCGCAAGAATGTCGACGAATCGGTAAGCATCATGGTGCTCAAGCGCACCGCATCCGATTATGAGTGGCAGCACAATCAGATTCCGCCCATGCGGCCGAAACCCCGCAAGGACAAGACGGTGGCGGTGGTCGGGGCCGGCCCGGCCGGACTGACGGCGGCCTATTATCTGGCCCTGGAAGGCTATCCGGTCACCATCTATGAAGCCCTCCCCGAAGGGTTTGGCGGCGGTATGATCGCCGTGGGCATTCCCGCCTACCGGATGCCCCGTCATATTCTCCAACGGGATATCGATATCATCCAAAGCCTGGGGGTGGAGATCATTTACAACACCCGGGTCGGCAAGGATATCTCCCTGCCCGAACTGAAGGAAAAGTACAATGCCGTCTTCCTCGCTCCTGGCGCCCATCGCAGTAAGCCAATGGGGGTGGAAGGTGAGGATAAGGGTTACAAGGGCTTCCTCCCCGGTGGTATCGACTTCCTGCGGGAAGCCTACATGGGGCGCCCGACGGGCATGGGTAAGAAGGTCGTCGTCGTCGGCGGCGGCAACACCGCCATCGACTGCGTCCGCGTCGCTCTGCGCGAGGGGGCTGAAGAATCGATTCTGCTCTACCGCCGTTCCCGCAAGGAAATGCCTGCCGACGTCTGGGAGGTTGACGGTGCCGATGAGGAAGGGGTGCGTTTCGAATTTCTGGTGCTGCCAACCAAGATCATTATCGATGACAAGGAGCAGGTCACTGGGGTCGAGTGTGTGCGCATGGAGCTGGGCGAGCCCGATGCCTCCGGTCGCCGGCGCCCGCAGCCGGTGCCGGGGAGCGAGTTCGTCGTCGAGTGTGACACGGTCATTCCGGCCATCGGCCAGGATCCCGACCTCGGTTTCATCCCCGAGAAGATGGGGATCGACATCACCAAGTGGAATACCGTGGTGACCAAGGCTCTGCCGCTGAAGAGCCCCAAGGGCCGCGATCTCAACGACAGCATGGGCAACCCTCTCTCCCGTACCCTGATTACCGATCTGGAAGGGGTTTTCGCCGGTGGCGATGCCGAAATCGGACCGCTTACCGTGGTCGCCTGCGTCGGTAACGCCCACCGCGCCGCCCGCGTTATCCAGCGTTGGCTGGAAGAGGGCAAGGCCTATCTGGCCGACGAAGAGATCCTCGAAGACATTCTGACGCACCTGAGCGTTTACGATAAGAACGAAGAGGTGCCTTGGCTCGATTCGGTGGGTCGCGCCCATCAAAAAGAAATTCACGGCCGCGAGCGGGCCAGTCACAAGAACTATTGCGAAGTGGAACTCGGCTTCGCGGACAGTCAGGCGGTTCGGGAAGCCGAACGTTGCCTTCGCTGCTACCGCGTGGCGATGCTCGCCATGTAG